In Lacrimispora indolis DSM 755, a genomic segment contains:
- a CDS encoding DUF1934 domain-containing protein, with translation MTRDVLISISGMQIAEDDNNTVEMITAGDYFLKNGNHYILYDEIQEDTGGVTKNTIKIRRSGLDIIKRGCASVHMTFEKDKKNMSCYATPFGELMIGISTKDIQIHEAEDSLKVRVAYSLDINYQHVSECNIVLDIHSKATADIRLLN, from the coding sequence ATGACAAGAGATGTTCTGATCAGCATCAGCGGGATGCAGATTGCAGAGGATGACAACAATACAGTTGAAATGATAACTGCCGGTGATTATTTCCTGAAAAACGGCAATCACTATATCCTCTATGATGAGATCCAGGAAGACACAGGAGGAGTAACCAAGAACACCATTAAAATCCGCCGGTCAGGACTGGATATCATTAAACGCGGCTGTGCCAGCGTCCATATGACATTTGAAAAAGATAAAAAAAATATGTCCTGCTATGCCACTCCCTTTGGAGAACTTATGATCGGGATAAGCACAAAGGACATTCAGATCCATGAAGCTGAGGACAGCTTAAAGGTGCGGGTAGCCTATTCTCTTGATATCAATTACCAGCATGTGTCGGAATGCAATATTGTTTTGGATATCCATTCCAAAGCCACGGCGGACATCCGTCTTTTGAATTAA
- a CDS encoding tyrosine-type recombinase/integrase, translating to MENEELLNDYKKFLKKKNLSNNTITAYEGSVRLFFSMNKEITPENLQRYKTYLITHYRPATVNQRIHAMNHYSRFLAETNGEEYIFIASYHLPSVKVQQKTFMDSVISNEDYELLKEKLKEEKNYFWYFIVRFLATTGARVSELIQIKVEHLNLGYLDLYSKGGKVRRIYFPDSLCQEALEWCHGQDKRSGFLFLNKDGRLITPRGINFQLKHLARRYGIDPDTVYPHSFRHRFAKNFLACFNDISLLADLMGHESIETTRIYLTRSSQEQQQLLDEIITW from the coding sequence ATGGAAAATGAAGAATTACTCAATGATTATAAGAAATTTCTGAAAAAAAAGAATTTGTCAAACAATACGATTACAGCCTATGAGGGAAGTGTCCGCCTTTTTTTCAGCATGAATAAGGAAATTACGCCGGAAAACCTCCAGCGTTATAAGACCTACTTAATCACCCATTACCGCCCGGCAACCGTCAATCAACGGATCCATGCCATGAATCACTATTCGCGTTTTCTGGCAGAAACCAATGGTGAGGAATACATTTTCATTGCCTCTTACCATCTGCCTTCCGTAAAAGTCCAGCAAAAGACTTTCATGGACTCCGTTATTTCCAATGAAGACTATGAGCTTTTAAAAGAAAAATTGAAAGAAGAGAAAAACTACTTCTGGTATTTTATCGTCCGCTTTCTGGCAACTACCGGCGCCAGAGTCAGTGAGCTGATCCAAATCAAGGTGGAGCATTTAAACCTGGGGTATCTGGACCTGTATTCCAAAGGAGGAAAGGTCCGCCGCATCTATTTCCCAGATTCTCTATGCCAGGAAGCCTTAGAATGGTGCCACGGACAGGACAAGCGAAGCGGCTTCCTATTTTTAAATAAAGACGGACGTCTGATTACTCCCAGAGGCATTAATTTTCAGCTAAAGCATTTGGCAAGGCGCTATGGGATCGATCCTGATACGGTTTATCCCCATTCATTCCGCCATCGTTTTGCAAAGAACTTTTTGGCCTGTTTTAATGATATTTCTCTTTTAGCTGATTTAATGGGACACGAAAGCATTGAGACCACAAGAATCTATCTTACCCGTTCCAGTCAGGAACAGCAGCAGCTTCTTGATGAAATTATTACCTGGTAA
- a CDS encoding cell wall-binding protein, with product MRKQTKLVAVLSTAALLALGASMSSFAATGWQEENGTWVYYDKSGDLETEKWQKSGDNWFYLNEDGEMATDVVVEYNDNYYYVDENGAMAANKWVSVENEDYDGGDDDDEEPMNHWYYFGSNGKAYKSSTTGNSASFKTINGKKYIFDDEGKMLYGWIDDSGDRVTGDDKWRDGIYYCGDENDGAQRVGQWEYLDIVDNSYDSAVDVGVSSDNLFDDEDQTRYFYFKTNGKKMTDEKGKTINGRKYSFDSDGRMNAEWVNWSATPNEATDSTATTSQGNAVYTRGFRYYGSPEDGARVTKGWFQVVPDSYLSRDDYDDDENNWYYSDKDGKLVASEIKTINGKKYAFDAYGVMKDGLVAIKFVGNSTTDIADVAGDDDLAAYNFDTEDEFKENVSGLYKDAEYKLYYFGGGDDGAMKTGKQNVTIDGDSFQFLFNKSGSSKGQGKFGVDDDKYYLGGMLLKADKDDKYSVVKATTVDGEYTEIKLLTTERFLDDEGVEFEKINKTGYDEYYEIKSADKTEGNKTVVYRLVNTSGNVQKSKSKAKDGDDRCYKVESNKTITAVFVED from the coding sequence ATGAGAAAGCAGACGAAATTAGTTGCTGTATTATCCACAGCAGCATTGCTTGCATTAGGTGCTTCCATGTCTTCTTTCGCAGCAACAGGCTGGCAGGAAGAAAACGGTACATGGGTGTACTATGACAAGAGCGGCGACTTAGAGACAGAGAAGTGGCAGAAATCAGGAGACAACTGGTTCTACTTAAACGAAGACGGCGAAATGGCTACCGATGTTGTTGTTGAATACAATGACAATTACTACTATGTAGATGAGAACGGCGCCATGGCAGCCAATAAGTGGGTTTCCGTTGAGAATGAAGATTATGACGGCGGCGACGATGATGATGAAGAACCCATGAACCACTGGTATTATTTCGGATCTAACGGAAAAGCTTATAAGAGCTCTACCACCGGAAACTCTGCTTCTTTCAAGACGATCAACGGAAAGAAATATATTTTTGATGATGAAGGCAAAATGCTGTACGGCTGGATCGACGATAGCGGAGATCGGGTAACTGGTGATGATAAATGGCGTGATGGCATTTATTATTGCGGTGATGAAAACGATGGAGCACAGAGAGTCGGTCAGTGGGAGTATCTGGATATCGTAGATAACAGCTATGACAGTGCCGTTGACGTTGGTGTTTCCAGCGATAATTTATTTGATGATGAAGATCAGACACGTTACTTCTATTTCAAGACCAATGGTAAGAAGATGACTGACGAAAAGGGCAAGACCATTAACGGCAGGAAGTACAGCTTCGATTCAGACGGCCGTATGAATGCTGAGTGGGTTAACTGGTCAGCTACTCCTAACGAGGCAACAGACAGCACTGCTACTACCAGCCAGGGAAATGCTGTATATACCAGAGGATTCAGATATTATGGAAGTCCTGAAGATGGCGCCAGAGTAACAAAAGGCTGGTTCCAGGTTGTGCCTGATTCTTATTTAAGCAGGGATGACTATGATGATGATGAGAATAACTGGTACTATTCTGATAAGGATGGTAAATTAGTTGCATCTGAAATCAAGACCATTAATGGCAAAAAGTATGCATTTGATGCCTACGGCGTAATGAAGGATGGTCTGGTTGCCATTAAGTTTGTTGGCAACAGCACAACTGACATTGCAGACGTTGCAGGTGATGATGACTTAGCTGCTTACAACTTTGATACTGAGGATGAATTCAAGGAAAATGTATCTGGTCTGTATAAGGATGCAGAATACAAACTCTACTATTTTGGTGGCGGCGATGACGGTGCTATGAAGACCGGCAAGCAGAATGTTACCATTGACGGAGATTCTTTCCAGTTCTTATTCAATAAGTCCGGAAGCTCAAAGGGACAGGGTAAATTTGGCGTAGATGATGACAAGTATTATCTTGGAGGTATGCTGTTAAAGGCTGATAAGGACGACAAGTATTCTGTAGTTAAGGCTACGACAGTTGATGGAGAATATACAGAAATTAAGCTTCTGACAACAGAGCGGTTCTTAGATGATGAAGGCGTAGAGTTTGAGAAAATAAACAAAACCGGATATGACGAGTATTATGAGATTAAGTCCGCAGACAAGACAGAAGGTAATAAAACTGTAGTATATAGACTGGTTAATACCTCTGGTAATGTTCAGAAGAGCAAGAGCAAAGCAAAAGACGGCGATGATCGTTGCTACAAAGTTGAAAGCAACAAAACAATCACAGCTGTATTTGTAGAAGATTAA
- a CDS encoding tyrosine-type recombinase/integrase, with the protein MITESTVIGSEAESKSPVEQSLDDFHDYLEFNNMSPNTIHVYLFAVKQFLGLYHVISHDNLMLYKCYLMEHYKPQTVNLRIRALNCYMESLELSSAKVLMIRVQQKTFLENVISQADYEYLKKCLIRSGNMLYYFVIRFMAATGVRVSELVQIKVEHVKCGYMDIYSKDNKIRRIYIPKSLRVEALKWLHQIDRVSGYVFLNRYGDPITPAGIRGQLKKFTVLYDLDPTVVYPHSFRHRFAKNFIEICGDISMLSDILGHESIETTRIYLHRSSTEQKQIVNQIVNW; encoded by the coding sequence ATGATAACAGAGAGCACTGTAATTGGTTCAGAAGCAGAAAGCAAAAGTCCCGTGGAGCAAAGTCTTGATGATTTCCATGATTACCTGGAATTCAATAACATGTCTCCCAATACCATTCACGTGTATTTATTCGCAGTAAAACAATTTCTTGGCTTATATCATGTGATCAGCCATGATAATCTCATGCTTTATAAATGCTACCTTATGGAGCATTACAAGCCTCAGACAGTAAACTTAAGAATCAGAGCTCTGAATTGTTACATGGAGTCCTTAGAGCTGTCCTCTGCTAAAGTACTGATGATACGCGTCCAGCAAAAAACATTCCTGGAAAACGTAATCAGCCAGGCTGATTACGAATATTTAAAAAAATGTCTGATACGTTCCGGAAACATGCTGTATTATTTTGTCATACGCTTTATGGCGGCCACAGGCGTCCGGGTCAGTGAACTGGTCCAGATCAAGGTGGAGCACGTAAAATGCGGTTACATGGATATTTACTCAAAAGATAATAAAATAAGAAGAATTTACATACCAAAAAGCCTCCGGGTGGAGGCGCTGAAATGGCTTCATCAAATTGACAGGGTAAGCGGATACGTGTTTTTAAACCGCTACGGGGATCCTATCACACCTGCCGGAATCCGGGGGCAGTTAAAAAAATTTACTGTCCTCTATGATTTGGATCCCACTGTGGTTTATCCTCATTCCTTCCGCCATCGTTTTGCAAAGAATTTCATTGAAATATGCGGAGATATTTCCATGCTTTCCGATATTTTAGGACATGAAAGCATTGAAACCACAAGGATCTATCTTCACCGGAGCAGCACGGAACAAAAACAGATCGTCAATCAGATTGTGAATTGGTAG
- the murI gene encoding glutamate racemase, whose amino-acid sequence MADRNSPIGVFDSGVGGLTVAREIMRQMPDERIVYFGDTARVPYGSKSCSTVIRFTRQIIRFLMTQDVKAIVIACNTATACALEAVEKEVDIPIVGVIHAGARTAVESTKNGKIGIIGTEGTIRSGVYTRVMQEMKEDIEVTGKPCPLLVPLVEEGLLHDSVTDEIASRYLSELKGKYIDTLVLGCTHYPLLRSTVGRLMGPEVTLVNPAYETALELKQILEEKGLLCGQESNVPEKYRFYVSDLAEKFTSFATSILPGQVKETEQINIEEY is encoded by the coding sequence ATGGCAGACAGAAATTCGCCCATAGGGGTATTTGATTCCGGCGTAGGCGGGCTTACGGTTGCCCGTGAGATCATGCGGCAGATGCCGGATGAAAGGATTGTATATTTTGGAGATACGGCAAGAGTGCCCTATGGCAGCAAATCCTGCAGCACGGTGATCCGTTTTACCAGACAGATCATCCGCTTTTTAATGACCCAGGATGTGAAGGCGATAGTGATCGCCTGCAATACCGCCACTGCCTGTGCCCTTGAGGCAGTGGAAAAGGAAGTGGATATTCCCATTGTGGGCGTGATCCATGCGGGGGCAAGAACCGCCGTAGAATCTACGAAAAACGGGAAGATCGGTATCATTGGGACGGAAGGGACCATACGAAGCGGGGTTTACACCAGAGTGATGCAGGAAATGAAAGAAGATATTGAAGTGACTGGAAAACCATGCCCCCTTTTGGTTCCTTTGGTGGAAGAAGGGCTTTTGCATGATTCCGTCACGGATGAGATCGCTTCCAGATATTTAAGCGAATTAAAAGGAAAATATATTGATACACTGGTACTTGGCTGTACTCATTATCCCTTACTGCGTTCCACTGTGGGAAGGCTTATGGGACCGGAAGTGACCTTGGTAAACCCTGCCTATGAAACTGCTTTGGAATTAAAACAGATTTTGGAAGAAAAAGGCCTTTTATGCGGACAGGAAAGCAATGTTCCGGAAAAATACCGATTCTATGTCAGCGACCTGGCGGAGAAGTTCACCAGTTTTGCTACCTCTATCCTCCCGGGACAGGTAAAAGAGACAGAGCAAATAAACATTGAGGAGTACTAA
- a CDS encoding AAA family ATPase, producing MIISFRFKNFRSFLDETFIDMKAVNYKEHPSHMVMAGNKKLIKTLAVYGANASGKTNLFLAFASFHSFIFWQLFSLKDIPRKHFMSILQVTALDRILPFHMEETNSLPTEMELSFISGQRVYEYGFSVLKEKILTEFLTVDNHVVFTRTEDNLSIGRQYEKALRQKAGIRPHRDRLFCSVLSCLDIPEISVIMEPFETFFLKQINYYCDFLEPFRLAGNLIMDGRAYKALEHPEALNYGLEQLRKLGIPAEELIIDKGIPKLGYRVKSRVTGKYETQYMDYTKVSLGTMKSLQLFIQIYYLSKKGGILIIDNISNEFHPAVTKFFIDFLQQEKIKNIQLIFTTYDISILNNQQFRRDEVAFVDMNEYQESRLYTLADIKVRSDASFSKDYLLGKYGAIPLLKDCFIQ from the coding sequence ATGATAATTTCTTTTCGTTTTAAGAATTTCCGTTCCTTTCTGGATGAAACTTTTATTGATATGAAGGCGGTCAATTATAAAGAGCACCCAAGCCATATGGTAATGGCCGGCAACAAAAAACTGATTAAGACCCTGGCCGTATATGGTGCAAACGCCAGCGGGAAAACCAATCTTTTTCTCGCTTTTGCCAGCTTTCATTCTTTTATTTTCTGGCAGCTTTTTTCACTGAAAGACATTCCCAGAAAGCATTTTATGTCAATCCTGCAGGTCACTGCTTTGGACAGAATTCTTCCGTTTCATATGGAGGAAACCAATTCCCTTCCAACGGAAATGGAGCTCTCCTTTATCAGCGGGCAGCGGGTTTATGAATACGGCTTTTCCGTCTTAAAGGAAAAAATTCTCACCGAATTTCTGACAGTAGATAACCATGTGGTATTTACACGGACTGAGGATAATCTGTCCATTGGGCGCCAGTACGAAAAAGCCTTACGCCAGAAGGCAGGAATCCGCCCTCACCGGGACCGGTTATTTTGTTCCGTTTTATCATGCCTGGATATTCCCGAAATCTCAGTCATTATGGAGCCCTTTGAAACCTTCTTTTTGAAACAGATCAATTATTACTGCGATTTTCTGGAACCATTTCGGCTTGCTGGAAATCTGATCATGGATGGCAGAGCCTACAAAGCCCTTGAACACCCCGAAGCCCTCAATTATGGATTGGAACAGCTAAGAAAGCTGGGAATCCCGGCAGAGGAACTTATTATTGATAAGGGAATCCCAAAGCTGGGCTACCGGGTGAAATCCCGGGTCACCGGTAAATATGAGACCCAGTACATGGATTATACCAAGGTCTCCCTTGGTACAATGAAATCCCTTCAATTATTTATACAGATTTACTATTTGTCCAAAAAGGGTGGTATTCTGATTATTGATAACATATCAAACGAATTCCATCCGGCTGTTACAAAATTTTTTATAGACTTTCTTCAGCAGGAAAAAATCAAAAACATACAGCTGATTTTCACTACTTATGATATCTCCATATTAAACAATCAACAGTTCCGCCGTGACGAAGTGGCCTTTGTTGATATGAATGAATATCAGGAATCCAGGCTATACACCTTAGCGGACATAAAGGTCCGGTCTGACGCCAGCTTTTCCAAGGATTATCTTCTTGGTAAATATGGAGCCATCCCCCTTCTGAAAGACTGCTTTATCCAGTAA
- a CDS encoding superoxide dismutase: MFNQIQLSYAYDALEPHIDALTMETHYSKHHAAYTKNLNDAAEKAGVADKEITSLLSSLDSISDEALRKAIRNNGGGFYNHNLYFSTMSPDGGGEPDGFLKDALEKAFGSFPDFQNQLSGLAAGQFGSGWGWLSANRDGSLVLSASANQDNPLMEGKGFVPILGIDVWEHAYYLKYKNLRADYIKAFFNVIDWKAVASNYENIMKG; this comes from the coding sequence ATGTTTAATCAAATACAATTATCTTACGCATATGACGCTTTAGAACCCCATATCGATGCTCTCACAATGGAGACTCATTATTCCAAGCATCATGCAGCTTACACCAAAAACTTAAATGACGCTGCTGAGAAGGCCGGTGTTGCAGATAAAGAAATCACCTCCCTGCTCTCTTCTCTGGACAGCATCTCCGACGAAGCGCTCAGGAAGGCGATACGCAACAATGGCGGAGGTTTCTATAATCATAACCTCTATTTTTCCACCATGAGTCCTGACGGCGGCGGCGAACCTGACGGTTTCCTTAAAGATGCCCTGGAAAAAGCTTTTGGAAGCTTTCCTGACTTTCAGAATCAGTTAAGCGGCCTGGCTGCCGGCCAGTTTGGATCAGGCTGGGGCTGGCTGTCAGCAAACCGTGATGGCAGTCTGGTGCTTTCCGCCAGTGCCAATCAGGACAACCCTCTCATGGAAGGCAAAGGTTTTGTTCCTATTCTTGGCATTGATGTTTGGGAACACGCCTACTACCTGAAATATAAGAATCTTAGAGCCGACTATATCAAGGCATTTTTCAATGTAATTGATTGGAAGGCCGTTGCTTCTAACTATGAAAACATAATGAAAGGTTAA
- a CDS encoding Dps family protein gives MSKNLFEKLNEYLANQQVMYIKLHNLHWYVKGRSFFTLHAKLEELYDQTAQVMDDVAERLLALGGSPVASLKEALALSSVKELEDVPISSDETIKSLISDVEYWIRDTKEIVKLAEDDDDGATADQFNGYLAEYQKLLWMLKSYMS, from the coding sequence ATGAGCAAGAATTTATTTGAAAAACTTAATGAGTATCTGGCTAACCAGCAGGTCATGTATATCAAGCTTCATAACCTGCACTGGTATGTGAAAGGCCGCAGCTTCTTCACTCTCCATGCAAAGCTGGAAGAGCTGTATGACCAGACTGCACAGGTCATGGATGACGTGGCAGAGCGGCTTCTGGCCTTGGGCGGTTCTCCTGTAGCCAGCCTAAAGGAGGCACTGGCTCTCTCTTCCGTGAAAGAGCTGGAGGACGTTCCTATTTCATCAGATGAAACCATTAAAAGCCTGATCTCGGATGTGGAATACTGGATCCGGGATACAAAAGAAATTGTTAAGCTGGCCGAGGACGATGATGATGGAGCTACCGCTGATCAATTTAACGGTTATCTGGCTGAATACCAGAAGCTTCTGTGGATGCTGAAATCATATATGAGCTGA
- the rpoB gene encoding DNA-directed RNA polymerase subunit beta, translating to MEKSRMRPVPAGKSLRMSFSRQKEVLEMPNLIEIQKNSYQWFLDEGLKEVFEDISPIADFAGHLSLEFVNFTLCKDDIKYTIEECKERDATYAAPLKVKVRLCNKDKDEINEHEIFMGDLPLMTDTGSFVINGAERVIVSQLVRSPGIYYGIEHDKVGKELYACTVIPNRGAWLEYETDSNDIFYVRVDRTRKVPVTVLIRALGFGTNAEIIELFGEEPKLLASFGKDTSDNYQDGLLELYKKIRPGEPLSVDSAESLLNSMFFDPRRYDLAKVGRYKFNKKLHFKNRITGHVLAEDVVDTTTGEILAEAGTTVDKQLATDIQNAAVPFVWLEGVERKQKVLSNLMVDLTSFVNFDPKDAGITELVFYPALEKILAEAGSEDEEALKNALHRNINELIPKHITKEDILASINYNMHLEEEVGTADDIDHLGNRRIRAVGELLQNQYRIGLSRMERVVRERMTTQDMDGITPQSLINIKPVTAAVKEFFGSSQLSQFMDQNNPLAELTHKRRLSALGPGGLSRDRAGFEVRDVHYTHYGRMCPIETPEGPNIGLINSLATYARVNQYGFVEAPYRVVDKTNAQNPVVTDEVIYLTADEEDNFVVAQANEPLDEAGHFVHKNISGRFREETSEFQRKNIDLMDVSPKMVFSVATAMIPFLENDDANRALMGSNMQRQAVPLLTTETPVVGTGMESKAAVDSGVCVVARNAGVVERSASNEIIIKRDSDGGKDIYRLTKFKRSNQSNCYNQKPIVYKNSHVEKGEVIADGPSTQNGEIALGKNPLIGFMTWEGYNYEDAVLLSEKLVQEDVYTSVHIEEYEAEARDTKLGPEEITRDVPGVGEDALKDLDERGIIRIGAEVRAGDILVGKVTPKGETELTAEERLLRAIFGEKAREVRDTSLKVPHGAYGIIVDAKVFTRENGDELSPGVNQTVRIYIAQKRKISVGDKMAGRHGNKGVVSRVLPVEDMPFLPNGRPLDIVLNPLGVPSRMNIGQVLEIHLSLAARALGFNVSTPVFDGANEIDIMDTLDVANDYVNTEWEDFQEKYSETLKPEVIQYLGDHLEHKELWKGVPINRDGKVRLRDGRTGEFFDSPVTIGHMHYLKLHHLVDDKIHARSTGPYSLVTQQPLGGKAQFGGQRFGEMEVWALEAYGASYTLQEIMTVKSDDVVGRVKTYEAIIKGDNIPEPGIPESFKVLLKELQSLALDVRVLRDDNTEVQIAESTDYEETDLRSIIEGDRHYREEESFSDLGYQKQEFKDDELVTVDEDEEVDVVEDSFEDFDDVEFEDSDEE from the coding sequence ATGGAGAAAAGCAGAATGCGTCCGGTCCCAGCCGGTAAGAGCCTGAGAATGAGCTTCTCAAGACAAAAAGAAGTGCTTGAGATGCCAAACCTGATTGAGATTCAAAAGAATTCCTATCAGTGGTTCCTTGATGAAGGATTAAAGGAAGTCTTTGAAGACATCTCTCCGATTGCAGACTTTGCGGGACACTTAAGTCTTGAGTTTGTCAACTTTACATTATGTAAGGACGATATCAAGTACACAATAGAAGAATGCAAGGAAAGAGATGCAACCTATGCGGCTCCTTTAAAGGTAAAGGTAAGGCTTTGCAATAAAGATAAAGATGAAATTAATGAACATGAGATCTTCATGGGTGATCTTCCGCTTATGACAGATACCGGTTCCTTTGTGATTAACGGTGCCGAGCGAGTTATTGTAAGCCAGTTGGTACGTTCCCCAGGTATATATTATGGTATCGAACATGACAAGGTAGGAAAAGAGCTTTATGCCTGTACGGTAATTCCAAACAGAGGTGCATGGCTGGAGTATGAAACAGACTCCAATGACATTTTCTACGTGCGCGTGGACAGAACCAGAAAGGTTCCGGTAACCGTGCTGATCCGTGCCCTGGGCTTTGGCACTAACGCAGAGATTATTGAACTGTTCGGCGAGGAACCGAAATTATTAGCCAGCTTTGGTAAGGATACGTCCGATAATTACCAGGATGGCTTATTGGAGTTATATAAAAAGATCCGCCCAGGTGAACCGTTATCTGTTGATAGTGCTGAAAGTTTGTTAAATAGTATGTTTTTTGACCCCAGAAGATACGATCTTGCAAAGGTCGGAAGATATAAATTCAATAAAAAGCTTCATTTCAAAAACCGTATCACAGGCCATGTTCTTGCTGAGGATGTGGTGGATACCACGACCGGCGAAATCCTGGCAGAGGCTGGAACTACAGTAGACAAGCAGCTTGCGACCGATATTCAGAATGCGGCTGTTCCTTTTGTGTGGCTGGAAGGAGTGGAGCGCAAGCAGAAGGTCCTTTCCAACTTAATGGTAGATTTAACTTCTTTTGTAAACTTTGATCCCAAGGATGCAGGTATTACAGAATTAGTATTCTATCCTGCCCTTGAAAAAATCCTGGCAGAAGCTGGAAGCGAGGATGAGGAGGCTCTTAAGAATGCCCTTCACAGAAATATAAACGAGCTGATTCCAAAGCATATCACAAAGGAAGATATCCTGGCATCCATCAATTACAACATGCATCTGGAAGAAGAGGTGGGTACGGCTGATGATATCGACCATTTAGGAAACCGTAGAATCCGGGCCGTAGGCGAGCTTTTACAGAACCAGTACCGCATCGGTCTTTCCAGAATGGAAAGAGTGGTCCGGGAGCGTATGACAACACAGGATATGGATGGCATTACGCCCCAGTCCCTGATCAATATCAAACCTGTCACAGCGGCTGTGAAAGAGTTCTTCGGAAGCTCCCAGCTGTCACAGTTTATGGATCAGAACAACCCTCTGGCAGAGCTGACCCATAAGAGACGTCTGTCCGCATTGGGACCTGGCGGTCTTTCCAGAGACCGTGCCGGATTTGAGGTCCGGGACGTTCACTATACCCATTATGGCCGCATGTGCCCCATTGAGACGCCGGAAGGTCCTAACATCGGTCTGATCAACTCTCTTGCTACCTATGCGAGAGTAAACCAGTATGGATTTGTAGAAGCTCCTTACCGTGTGGTGGATAAGACCAATGCCCAGAACCCGGTGGTCACTGATGAGGTTATTTACCTGACAGCTGACGAAGAAGATAACTTCGTGGTTGCCCAGGCAAATGAGCCTTTGGATGAGGCCGGTCACTTTGTTCATAAGAATATTTCCGGACGTTTCCGTGAAGAAACTTCCGAGTTCCAGAGGAAAAACATTGACCTCATGGACGTTTCTCCTAAGATGGTATTTTCCGTTGCAACTGCCATGATCCCCTTCCTTGAGAACGACGATGCAAACCGTGCCCTCATGGGATCCAACATGCAGCGTCAGGCCGTGCCCCTGTTAACAACAGAGACTCCTGTAGTAGGAACCGGCATGGAATCCAAGGCGGCGGTAGACTCCGGTGTTTGCGTTGTTGCCAGAAATGCCGGTGTTGTGGAGCGTTCCGCTTCCAATGAAATTATTATCAAGAGAGATTCTGACGGCGGAAAGGATATTTACCGCCTGACCAAATTTAAGAGAAGCAACCAGTCAAACTGCTATAACCAGAAGCCAATCGTATATAAGAACAGCCATGTGGAAAAGGGAGAAGTCATTGCAGACGGCCCGTCCACTCAGAACGGTGAGATCGCTCTTGGCAAGAACCCCCTGATCGGGTTCATGACCTGGGAAGGTTACAATTACGAGGATGCGGTTCTCTTAAGCGAGAAGCTGGTTCAGGAGGATGTTTATACCTCTGTCCATATCGAAGAATATGAGGCGGAAGCCCGTGATACCAAATTAGGACCGGAAGAGATCACCAGAGATGTTCCGGGAGTGGGCGAGGATGCCTTAAAGGATCTTGACGAAAGAGGAATCATAAGAATCGGTGCAGAAGTCCGTGCCGGTGATATCCTGGTTGGTAAGGTCACTCCTAAGGGAGAGACAGAACTGACTGCAGAGGAACGGCTGCTGCGCGCAATCTTCGGCGAAAAAGCAAGAGAAGTCCGTGATACCTCCTTAAAGGTTCCTCACGGTGCTTACGGAATTATTGTGGATGCAAAAGTATTTACAAGAGAAAACGGCGATGAGCTTTCACCAGGCGTAAACCAGACTGTCCGCATTTACATTGCCCAGAAGAGAAAAATCTCTGTAGGTGATAAGATGGCCGGCCGTCACGGAAACAAGGGTGTTGTTTCCCGGGTGCTTCCGGTAGAAGATATGCCGTTCCTTCCAAATGGCCGCCCTCTTGACATCGTGTTGAACCCCTTGGGCGTGCCGTCCCGTATGAACATCGGGCAGGTGCTTGAGATCCATTTAAGCCTGGCAGCAAGAGCTCTTGGATTTAACGTATCAACTCCTGTATTTGACGGAGCAAACGAGATTGATATTATGGATACCCTGGATGTAGCCAACGACTACGTAAATACGGAGTGGGAGGATTTCCAGGAAAAATATAGTGAAACATTAAAGCCTGAGGTCATTCAGTATCTGGGCGATCACCTGGAACACAAGGAATTGTGGAAGGGCGTTCCCATTAACCGTGACGGTAAGGTCCGTCTTCGTGACGGCCGTACCGGCGAGTTTTTTGACAGCCCGGTTACCATCGGCCACATGCACTATCTGAAGCTGCATCATCTGGTTGATGATAAGATCCATGCCCGTTCCACAGGACCATACTCTCTGGTTACCCAGCAGCCTCTCGGAGGTAAAGCCCAGTTCGGCGGCCAGCGTTTCGGAGAGATGGAGGTTTGGGCTCTGGAGGCCTATGGTGCTTCCTACACACTGCAGGAGATCATGACCGTGAAATCCGATGATGTGGTAGGGCGTGTAAAAACTTACGAGGCCATCATAAAGGGCGATAATATTCCTGAGCCGGGAATTCCGGAATCCTTCAAGGTATTGTTAAAAGAGCTTCAGTCTCTGGCGCTTGATGTAAGAGTGCTGCGTGATGACAATACGGAGGTTCAGATCGCGGAAAGTACCGATTACGAAGAAACAGATTTAAGATCCATCATCGAGGGCGACAGGCATTACCGGGAAGAAGAATCCTTTAGTGACTTAGGTTATCAGAAGCAGGAATTTAAGGATGATGAACTGGTAACCGTCGATGAAGATGAGGAGGTAGACGTTGTCGAAGATTCTTTTGAGGATTTCGATGACGTGGAATTTGAGGATTCAGACGAAGAATAA